Proteins encoded together in one Mycobacterium noviomagense window:
- a CDS encoding ParA family protein, whose protein sequence is MSAPYGPASSAPHPPQQTPDVSRETSGEYDTPIGAAAERAMQILHTTHGRLPRPAQRRLFTIANQKGGVGKTTTAVNLAAALAIQGLKTLVIDLDPQGNASTALGITDRHSGTPSSYEVLLGDIPLHEALRRSPHSERLFCVPATIDLAGAEIELVSMVARENRLRTALADLDNSDFDYVFIDCPPSLGLLTINALVAAPEVLIPIQCEYYALEGVSQLMNNIEMVKAHLNPRLEVTTVILTMYDGRTKLADQVADEVRRYFGGKVLRTVIPRSVKVSEAPGYSMTIIDYDPGSRGAMSYLDASRELAQRDQPPAGEGRA, encoded by the coding sequence GTGAGCGCGCCGTACGGGCCGGCATCATCGGCGCCACACCCACCGCAGCAGACCCCGGATGTTTCACGTGAAACATCCGGTGAGTACGACACTCCGATCGGGGCCGCCGCCGAGCGGGCGATGCAAATTCTGCACACCACCCACGGTCGACTGCCACGACCCGCCCAGCGTCGCCTATTCACCATCGCTAACCAGAAGGGCGGCGTAGGCAAGACCACGACCGCGGTGAACCTGGCGGCCGCACTGGCGATCCAGGGACTCAAAACGCTCGTCATCGACCTGGACCCACAAGGCAACGCCAGCACAGCGCTGGGCATCACCGACCGGCACTCGGGCACGCCGTCGTCATATGAAGTGCTCCTGGGTGACATCCCGTTGCATGAGGCACTGCGCCGCAGCCCGCACAGCGAGCGATTGTTCTGCGTGCCGGCAACGATCGACTTGGCCGGCGCCGAGATCGAGTTGGTGAGCATGGTGGCGCGGGAGAATCGGCTCCGCACCGCGCTGGCCGATCTGGACAACTCCGACTTCGACTACGTCTTCATCGACTGCCCGCCGTCGCTGGGCCTGCTGACCATCAACGCGTTGGTCGCCGCTCCCGAGGTGTTGATCCCCATTCAGTGCGAGTACTACGCCCTCGAAGGCGTGTCGCAGTTGATGAACAACATCGAGATGGTCAAGGCCCACCTGAATCCGCGGCTTGAGGTGACGACCGTGATCCTGACGATGTATGACGGCCGGACCAAGCTGGCCGATCAGGTCGCCGACGAGGTGCGCCGGTACTTCGGCGGCAAAGTGCTGCGCACGGTGATCCCGCGCAGCGTCAAGGTGTCGGAGGCGCCCGGCTACAGCATGACGATCATCGATTACGATCCCGGTTCGCGCGGTGCGATGAGTTATCTGGATGCCAGCCGTGAACTCGCTCAGCGCGATCAGCCACCAGCAGGGGAGGGACGAGCATGA
- a CDS encoding ParB/RepB/Spo0J family partition protein has product MNQPSRKRGGLGRGLASLIPTSPPDGSADTSLGPRMGDAAADVVLGGNAPVNGNAVGAVYREIDPALIEPNPRQPRQSFDEEALAELVHSIREFGLMQPIVVRALDGPQNGTRYQIVMGERRWRAAQQAGMTAIPAIVRETGDDNMLRDALLENIHRVQLNPLEEAAAYQQLLDEFGVTHDELAARIGRSRPLITNMIRLLRLPIAVQRRVAAGVLSAGHARALLALEGGPEAQEELAARIVAEGLSVRATEEAVTLANRGDGPAPAQPRRKPIQMPGLQDVAERLSGALDTRVTVSLGKRKGKIVVEFGSVDDLQRIVGLMDAAQA; this is encoded by the coding sequence ATGAATCAGCCATCACGCAAACGAGGCGGACTCGGCCGCGGCCTGGCCTCCCTGATCCCCACCAGCCCGCCCGACGGAAGCGCCGACACCAGCCTGGGACCGCGTATGGGCGATGCGGCCGCCGACGTGGTGCTCGGCGGCAACGCCCCGGTGAACGGCAACGCGGTCGGCGCGGTCTACCGCGAGATCGACCCCGCACTCATCGAGCCGAACCCCCGCCAGCCGCGCCAATCGTTCGACGAAGAGGCGCTCGCGGAACTCGTGCACTCGATCCGGGAATTCGGGCTGATGCAGCCGATCGTGGTGCGGGCGTTGGACGGTCCCCAGAACGGCACGCGGTACCAGATCGTGATGGGGGAGCGGCGTTGGCGCGCCGCCCAGCAAGCGGGAATGACTGCGATCCCCGCGATCGTCCGGGAGACCGGCGACGACAACATGCTGCGCGACGCCCTCCTCGAGAACATCCATCGCGTCCAGCTGAATCCGTTGGAAGAGGCAGCGGCGTACCAGCAGCTGCTCGACGAGTTCGGTGTTACCCACGACGAGCTGGCAGCGCGCATTGGCCGCTCCCGCCCGCTCATCACTAACATGATCCGCCTGCTGCGACTACCGATCGCTGTTCAGCGGCGAGTGGCCGCCGGTGTGCTTTCCGCGGGACATGCCCGCGCGCTGCTGGCACTGGAGGGCGGTCCGGAGGCTCAAGAGGAGCTGGCAGCCAGAATTGTCGCCGAGGGCTTATCGGTGCGGGCGACCGAGGAAGCGGTGACACTGGCCAACCGCGGCGACGGACCTGCGCCGGCCCAGCCGAGGCGCAAGCCGATCCAGATGCCGGGTCTGCAAGACGTCGCTGAGCGGCTCTCCGGCGCCCTGGATACCCGGGTCACGGTCAGCCTCGGCAAACGTAAGGGCAAGATCGTCGTTGAGTTCGGCTCCGTGGACGACTTGCAGCGCATCGTGGGGCTGATGGACGCGGCCCAGGCATGA
- a CDS encoding acetyltransferase: MSARITPLRLEAFEQLPKHARRCVYWELDPAALHADDHLPDPEFEKEAWLSMVMLEWGSCGQVATAEPAESGNSEPPCLGYVLYAPPRVVPRAQHFPTAPVSADAVLLTSMGLEPQAAEDLRHSLIARVVDELVRRGVRALEAFGRTEAVSELQDRRTAEPEIRPVLAAVGDCSVDHCVIDADFLQTAGFVVVAPHRYFPRLRLELDKGLGWKAEVEAALERLLENAQLQQPVGAGSSATSR, encoded by the coding sequence GTGTCTGCCCGAATCACACCGCTGCGACTCGAAGCGTTCGAGCAGCTACCCAAGCATGCGCGGCGCTGCGTCTACTGGGAACTGGACCCCGCGGCGCTGCACGCCGACGACCACCTGCCCGACCCTGAGTTCGAGAAGGAAGCTTGGCTGTCGATGGTGATGCTGGAATGGGGCTCGTGCGGCCAGGTGGCGACGGCTGAGCCGGCCGAGTCCGGAAACAGTGAGCCACCTTGTCTGGGGTACGTACTCTATGCACCGCCGCGGGTGGTGCCGCGGGCCCAGCACTTTCCTACTGCTCCGGTATCGGCCGACGCGGTGCTGCTGACATCGATGGGGCTGGAGCCGCAGGCTGCCGAGGACCTGCGGCACAGCCTCATCGCTCGGGTAGTCGACGAGTTGGTGCGCCGCGGCGTTCGGGCGTTGGAGGCATTCGGCCGCACCGAGGCGGTCAGCGAGTTGCAGGATCGGCGCACCGCTGAGCCGGAGATCCGGCCAGTGCTGGCGGCGGTCGGCGACTGTTCGGTGGACCACTGCGTGATCGACGCAGATTTCCTGCAGACCGCCGGGTTCGTCGTGGTGGCGCCGCATCGGTACTTTCCGCGGCTACGCCTAGAGCTCGACAAAGGCTTGGGGTGGAAGGCCGAGGTGGAAGCGGCGTTGGAGCGGCTGCTTGAGAATGCACAGCTGCAGCAACCGGTGGGGGCGGGGTCGTCGGCTACGAGCCGGTGA
- a CDS encoding N-acetylmuramoyl-L-alanine amidase, whose amino-acid sequence MSNPHRGVGDELRCGDRSAAVTEIRATLASLGYLEGPEADLTTGRQVALDVFDAELDQAVRAFQQQRGLLVDGIVGEATYRALKEASYRLGARTLFHQFGAPMYGDDVATLQARLQDLGFYTGLVDGYFGLQTHNALMSYQREYGLYADGICGPETLRSLDFLASRVTGGSPHAIREEELVRRSGPKLSGKRIIIDPGRGGADHGLITQGPAGPISEADILWDLASRLEGRMTAIGMETFLSRPPNHSPTDAERAATANAVGADLMISLRCASLASPSANGVASFHFGNSHGSVSTIGRMLADFIQREVVARTGLRDCRIHGRTWDLLRLTRMPTVQVDIGYITNPHDRAKLVTPHARDAIAEGILAAVKRLYLLGKNDRPTGTFTFAELLAHELAVEQASRVTGS is encoded by the coding sequence ATGTCGAATCCGCATCGTGGCGTCGGGGACGAGCTACGCTGCGGCGACCGCAGCGCAGCCGTTACCGAGATCCGCGCCACGCTGGCATCACTGGGATATCTGGAAGGCCCGGAGGCAGACCTCACCACCGGAAGGCAAGTGGCGCTCGACGTATTCGACGCTGAGCTCGACCAGGCGGTGCGGGCCTTTCAGCAACAACGCGGGCTGCTGGTGGACGGGATCGTCGGCGAAGCGACGTATCGTGCGTTGAAGGAGGCGTCCTACCGGCTCGGCGCCCGCACGCTATTTCATCAGTTCGGCGCGCCGATGTACGGCGACGACGTCGCCACCCTGCAGGCACGGCTGCAAGATCTCGGTTTTTACACCGGCCTGGTCGACGGATACTTCGGGCTGCAGACGCACAATGCGCTGATGTCTTATCAACGCGAGTACGGCCTGTACGCCGACGGAATCTGCGGCCCAGAAACGTTGCGCTCCTTGGATTTTCTCGCTTCGCGGGTCACCGGCGGTTCTCCGCACGCCATTCGTGAAGAGGAGCTCGTCCGTCGGTCCGGCCCGAAACTGTCTGGCAAGCGGATCATTATCGATCCCGGCCGCGGCGGCGCCGACCACGGACTGATCACCCAAGGCCCAGCAGGACCCATCAGCGAAGCAGACATACTGTGGGACTTGGCAAGTCGCCTCGAGGGCCGGATGACTGCCATCGGCATGGAGACGTTCTTGTCCCGGCCGCCCAACCACAGTCCGACGGATGCGGAGCGTGCGGCCACCGCCAACGCCGTCGGCGCCGATCTGATGATCAGCCTGCGCTGTGCGAGCTTGGCCAGCCCGTCGGCCAACGGGGTGGCGTCCTTCCACTTCGGCAATTCGCACGGGTCGGTCTCGACCATCGGCCGTATGCTCGCTGACTTCATCCAGCGAGAAGTGGTGGCGCGCACCGGTTTACGCGATTGCCGCATTCACGGCAGAACGTGGGATCTGTTGCGGCTCACTAGGATGCCGACCGTACAGGTCGACATCGGTTACATCACCAACCCTCATGACCGAGCCAAGCTGGTTACCCCGCACGCCAGAGACGCCATTGCCGAAGGCATTCTTGCCGCGGTCAAGCGGCTTTACCTGCTCGGCAAAAACGACCGGCCGACCGGAACCTTCACCTTTGCCGAGTTACTGGCCCACGAGCTTGCGGTGGAGCAGGCGAGCCGCGTCACCGGCTCGTAG
- the trxA gene encoding thioredoxin has product MTENTSAPVEVSDATFATEVLSRKTPVLVDFWATWCGPCRMVAPVLEEIAAEKAGQLTVAKLDVDANPQTARDFQVVSIPTLILFKDGQPVKRIVGAKGKAALLRELSDVVPSPQ; this is encoded by the coding sequence ATGACTGAGAACACCAGCGCCCCAGTCGAAGTCTCCGACGCTACGTTCGCGACGGAAGTGTTGTCGAGGAAAACACCTGTGCTCGTTGACTTTTGGGCGACCTGGTGTGGGCCCTGCCGAATGGTGGCGCCGGTGCTCGAAGAAATCGCCGCCGAGAAGGCCGGACAGCTCACGGTCGCCAAACTCGACGTCGACGCCAACCCGCAGACCGCGCGCGATTTTCAGGTGGTCTCGATCCCGACGCTGATCCTGTTCAAGGACGGTCAGCCCGTCAAACGGATCGTCGGCGCCAAGGGAAAGGCCGCGCTGCTGCGCGAGCTTTCCGACGTGGTTCCCAGCCCCCAGTAA
- the sigM gene encoding RNA polymerase sigma factor SigM, producing MGLGGQVRQQRSDAELLAAHVAGDRHAFAELFGRHHRQLHRLARLTSRTQEDAEDALQDAMLSAHRGAGSFRHDAAVSSWLYRIVVNACLDRLRRSKAHPTAPLDDVHPVPDRTAQVETAIAVQRALMRLPVEQRAAVVAVDMQGYSIADTARMLGVAEGTVKSRCARARARLAALLGYLATDLAAEPASDSVRRLAR from the coding sequence GTGGGTTTGGGAGGGCAGGTTCGGCAGCAACGCAGCGACGCCGAACTGCTGGCCGCTCATGTTGCCGGCGACCGCCATGCGTTCGCAGAGCTGTTCGGTCGTCATCACCGCCAGCTGCACCGACTTGCCCGGTTGACCAGCCGCACTCAGGAGGATGCCGAGGACGCGCTGCAGGACGCGATGCTTTCGGCGCATCGCGGTGCGGGTTCCTTCCGGCACGACGCCGCAGTCAGCAGCTGGCTGTACCGCATCGTGGTCAATGCCTGCCTGGATCGGCTGCGCCGCAGCAAGGCTCATCCAACGGCTCCACTCGACGACGTCCATCCGGTGCCGGACCGGACGGCCCAGGTGGAAACGGCGATCGCGGTTCAGCGGGCGCTGATGCGACTGCCGGTCGAACAGCGGGCTGCAGTGGTGGCGGTCGACATGCAGGGGTACTCCATCGCCGACACCGCCCGCATGCTCGGTGTCGCCGAAGGGACTGTGAAAAGCCGATGTGCCCGCGCGCGGGCCCGCCTGGCCGCGCTGCTCGGTTACCTCGCGACCGACCTCGCCGCCGAGCCCGCGTCCGATTCCGTTCGCCGCCTGGCGCGCTAG
- the murJ gene encoding murein biosynthesis integral membrane protein MurJ: protein MRPPSGVAPQGRQELSDAALVSRSWGMAFATLISRLTGFARIVLLAAILGAALSSAFSVANQLPNLVAALVLEATFTAIFVPVLARAEQDDPDRGAAFVRRLVTLATTLLLVTTALSVAAAPLLVRLMLGHDPRVNEPLTTAFAYLLLPQVIFYGLSSVFMAILNTRNVFGPPAWAPVVNNVVAIATLGVYLAVPGQLSVDPVRMGNAKLLVLGIGTTLGVFAQTAVLLVSIRRQRISLRPLWGIDDRLKRFGAMAAAMVLYVLISQLGLVIGNQIASTAAASGPAIYNYTWLVLMLPFGMIGVTVLTVVMPRLSRNAAADDIPAVLADLSLATRLTMITLIPTVAFMTVAGPAIGSALFAYGRFGNVDATHLGAAIALSAFTLIPYALVLLQLRVFYAREQPWTPIVIIVVITTVKVIASLLAPHMTDNRELVAGYLGLANGLGFLAGAIVGYYLLRRALRPLGGHLVGVDEVRTILVTVAASLLAGLIAHVADWLLGLGALTTQGGGAGSLLRLLALAVLMLPIIAAVMVRARVPEAQAALDAVLRRIGRGHVPARAAGPLSDHPRHHSPVTYADPRNSFTPGGFPVQELIRRGPPEHIAGEGRRKGPEVTDRPAERASSGSAPDVEPVRRPGSDGPGPRPPASPPGPDRSAPHRPASSPVADDFQPDIPADYNVDAGSAPKAAHRSNGDIARDASRNTPQEPLAFDAPREPTPEPSSRQDDVHLVPGARIADGRYRLLVFHGGAPPLQFWQALDTALNRQVALTFVDPDGALPENQLQEILSRTMRLSRIDRPGIARVLDVIRTGNGGLVVAEWVRGGSLQEVADTSPSSVGAARAMQSLAAAAEAAHHAGVALSIDHPSRVRVSISGDVVLAFPATMPDATPEDDIRGIGAALYALLVNRWPLPESGVRSGLAPADRDSLGRPVDPSAIDPDIPFQISAAAVHAVQENGGIRSASTLLNLLQQATAVADRTDLLSPIKEPVPSRGVSSPLGPSLSGSDEAAARHRRIVMASIGAGVAVIAVVLLLLASVLGRMFGDLGGGLDKDRLGLNAPSSSGTAAGAPAAAGSTVKPVKATVFSPGGDPDSPGQAGLAIDGNPATAWTTDTYTDAVPFPSFKSGVGLMLQLPTPTVVGNVTIDTASTGTKVQIRSSPSPTPAKLDDTAVLTPPTALQPGHNSIPVKAASPTSNLLVWISTLGSTGGKNRAEISEITVQAAS from the coding sequence GTGCGGCCCCCCTCCGGGGTGGCACCCCAGGGGCGCCAGGAGCTTTCCGATGCCGCGCTGGTGTCGCGGTCCTGGGGAATGGCATTCGCCACGTTGATCAGCCGGCTCACCGGCTTCGCGCGGATCGTGCTGTTGGCCGCGATTCTCGGCGCGGCACTGTCCAGCGCCTTCTCGGTCGCGAATCAGCTGCCCAACCTGGTGGCCGCTTTGGTGCTGGAAGCAACCTTCACCGCGATCTTCGTGCCGGTGCTGGCCCGCGCCGAGCAGGACGACCCCGACCGCGGCGCAGCGTTCGTGCGTCGGCTGGTCACCCTCGCCACCACCCTGCTGCTGGTGACCACCGCACTGTCGGTGGCCGCCGCCCCGCTGCTGGTGCGACTGATGCTGGGACACGACCCGCGCGTCAACGAACCGTTGACCACAGCGTTTGCCTATCTGCTGCTGCCGCAGGTCATCTTCTACGGCTTGTCGTCGGTGTTCATGGCAATCCTGAACACCCGCAACGTCTTCGGGCCGCCGGCCTGGGCGCCCGTCGTCAACAACGTCGTCGCGATCGCCACCCTCGGTGTCTACCTCGCGGTACCCGGCCAGCTGTCGGTCGACCCGGTCCGCATGGGTAACGCCAAGCTGTTGGTGCTGGGCATCGGCACCACGTTGGGGGTGTTCGCCCAGACTGCGGTGCTGCTGGTGTCGATCCGGCGCCAGCGCATCAGCCTGCGCCCGCTGTGGGGCATCGACGACCGGCTCAAACGCTTCGGCGCGATGGCCGCCGCGATGGTGCTCTACGTGCTGATCAGCCAGCTGGGTCTGGTGATCGGCAACCAGATCGCCAGCACGGCCGCAGCCTCCGGTCCGGCGATCTACAACTACACCTGGCTGGTGCTGATGCTGCCGTTCGGGATGATCGGCGTCACCGTACTGACCGTGGTGATGCCACGGCTGAGCCGCAACGCCGCCGCCGACGACATTCCGGCGGTGCTCGCCGACCTGTCGCTGGCGACCCGGCTGACGATGATCACCCTGATCCCGACGGTGGCGTTCATGACGGTGGCCGGTCCCGCGATCGGTAGCGCGCTGTTCGCCTACGGTCGTTTCGGCAATGTCGACGCGACCCATCTCGGTGCGGCGATCGCGCTGTCGGCGTTCACCTTGATCCCCTACGCCCTGGTGCTGTTGCAGCTGCGGGTGTTCTACGCGCGCGAGCAGCCCTGGACACCGATCGTGATCATCGTGGTGATCACCACCGTCAAGGTCATCGCGTCGCTGTTGGCGCCGCACATGACCGACAACCGGGAGTTGGTGGCCGGCTACTTGGGGTTGGCCAACGGGCTCGGGTTTCTGGCTGGTGCGATCGTCGGCTACTACCTACTGCGCCGGGCGCTGCGGCCGCTCGGGGGTCACCTTGTCGGCGTCGACGAGGTGCGGACCATTCTGGTGACGGTCGCGGCGTCGTTGCTGGCCGGCCTCATCGCTCACGTCGCGGATTGGCTCCTGGGCCTTGGTGCGCTGACCACGCAGGGCGGTGGCGCCGGCTCGCTGCTGCGGCTATTGGCTTTGGCGGTGCTCATGCTGCCGATCATTGCCGCGGTCATGGTCCGCGCCCGGGTGCCCGAGGCACAGGCGGCGCTGGATGCCGTGCTGCGCCGCATCGGCCGCGGGCATGTGCCCGCCAGGGCCGCCGGCCCGCTCTCCGATCACCCGCGTCACCACAGTCCGGTCACGTACGCTGATCCAAGGAATTCGTTCACGCCGGGGGGGTTTCCGGTCCAGGAACTGATCCGGCGGGGGCCTCCCGAACACATAGCTGGAGAGGGCAGACGGAAAGGACCAGAGGTGACCGACCGTCCAGCCGAGCGCGCCTCGTCCGGTTCGGCGCCTGATGTCGAGCCGGTGCGGCGACCCGGATCCGATGGGCCCGGTCCTCGCCCGCCCGCCTCGCCGCCGGGGCCCGATCGGTCGGCTCCTCACCGGCCAGCATCGTCCCCGGTGGCCGACGACTTCCAACCCGATATTCCGGCTGACTACAACGTCGACGCGGGGTCCGCGCCGAAAGCTGCACATCGATCCAACGGTGACATCGCCCGCGATGCATCCCGCAATACGCCGCAGGAGCCGCTTGCGTTCGACGCCCCACGGGAACCGACCCCCGAACCGTCGTCGCGGCAAGATGACGTCCACCTGGTACCGGGCGCCCGGATCGCCGACGGTCGCTACCGTCTGCTGGTCTTCCATGGCGGAGCGCCTCCGCTGCAGTTCTGGCAGGCGCTGGACACGGCGTTGAATCGGCAGGTCGCACTGACCTTCGTCGACCCCGACGGCGCGTTGCCGGAAAATCAGTTACAAGAAATCCTTTCCCGCACAATGCGTCTCAGCCGGATCGACAGGCCCGGCATCGCCAGAGTCCTCGACGTCATCCGCACCGGCAATGGCGGTTTGGTCGTCGCGGAGTGGGTCCGCGGCGGCTCCCTGCAGGAAGTCGCCGACACCTCTCCGTCATCGGTCGGCGCCGCTCGCGCGATGCAGTCGCTGGCTGCGGCCGCTGAGGCCGCTCACCACGCCGGCGTCGCGCTGTCCATCGACCACCCCAGCCGGGTCCGAGTCAGCATTTCCGGTGACGTGGTGCTGGCATTTCCAGCAACCATGCCCGACGCCACCCCCGAAGACGACATCCGCGGAATCGGCGCTGCGCTGTATGCCTTGCTGGTCAACCGGTGGCCGCTGCCGGAATCCGGGGTGCGCAGCGGTCTGGCCCCCGCCGACCGGGACTCACTTGGTCGGCCCGTCGACCCCAGCGCCATCGACCCCGATATTCCGTTCCAGATCTCCGCGGCCGCTGTCCATGCCGTTCAAGAGAACGGTGGGATACGCAGCGCGTCAACGCTTTTGAACCTACTTCAGCAGGCGACGGCGGTGGCCGACCGCACCGACCTACTGAGTCCGATCAAGGAACCGGTGCCGTCGCGCGGCGTTTCCAGCCCTCTGGGCCCATCGCTGTCCGGCTCCGACGAAGCCGCCGCCCGGCACCGTCGCATTGTGATGGCCAGCATCGGCGCCGGCGTCGCGGTCATTGCGGTGGTGCTTTTGCTGCTGGCGTCCGTGCTGGGCCGGATGTTCGGCGACCTCGGCGGTGGCCTCGACAAAGACCGGCTGGGGTTGAATGCGCCGTCGTCGAGCGGCACTGCGGCAGGCGCTCCGGCTGCCGCGGGCAGCACGGTCAAACCGGTGAAGGCCACCGTCTTCTCCCCAGGGGGTGACCCGGACTCCCCCGGCCAGGCCGGCTTGGCGATCGACGGTAACCCGGCTACAGCCTGGACCACCGACACCTACACCGACGCCGTCCCGTTCCCGAGCTTCAAGAGCGGTGTGGGGTTGATGCTGCAGCTGCCGACACCCACGGTGGTTGGCAACGTCACCATCGACACCGCCAGCACCGGCACCAAGGTTCAGATTCGTTCGTCGCCGAGCCCGACACCAGCGAAGCTGGATGACACTGCGGTGCTGACGCCGCCGACGGCGTTGCAACCCGGTCACAACAGCATCCCGGTCAAGGCGGCGTCGCCGACGTCCAACCTGCTGGTATGGATCTCGACGTTGGGAAGCACCGGCGGTAAAAACCGTGCCGAAATCTCCGAGATCACCGTGCAGGCCGCGTCGTAG
- a CDS encoding NUDIX hydrolase, with protein MSDDEQGKARRRRGRRRGRRAAGSSEHRSANQATGGATAASDAGSAKSSRSRALRRGPERLRTVHETSAGGLVIDGIDKPREEQVAALIGRIDRRGRMLWSLPKGHIEVGETAEQTAMREVAEETGVRGSVLAALGSIDYWFVTDGRRVHKTVHHYLMRFSGGELSDDDVEVAEVAWVPIRELPSKLAYADERRLAEVADELIDKLQTDGPEALPPLPPSSPRRRPQTHSHAHRRRSDEPTPGRKNGRGPGP; from the coding sequence GTGTCGGACGACGAACAAGGCAAAGCTCGTCGACGCCGGGGCAGGCGTCGCGGTCGGCGCGCGGCCGGTTCGTCCGAACACCGCTCAGCCAATCAGGCGACCGGCGGCGCTACCGCGGCGTCAGATGCCGGTTCAGCGAAATCGTCGCGCTCCCGCGCGTTGCGTCGCGGACCCGAGCGGCTGCGCACGGTGCACGAAACCTCCGCCGGCGGATTGGTGATCGACGGGATCGACAAGCCGCGCGAAGAACAGGTCGCGGCCTTGATCGGTCGTATCGATCGGCGCGGGCGGATGCTGTGGTCGCTGCCCAAAGGGCACATTGAAGTCGGCGAAACGGCTGAGCAGACGGCTATGCGCGAGGTCGCCGAAGAGACCGGCGTCCGCGGCAGTGTGCTCGCCGCGCTGGGCAGCATCGACTACTGGTTCGTCACCGACGGGCGGCGGGTGCACAAGACGGTCCACCACTATTTGATGCGGTTCTCCGGCGGCGAGCTATCTGACGACGACGTCGAAGTCGCCGAGGTGGCGTGGGTGCCGATACGCGAACTGCCGTCGAAGCTGGCCTACGCCGACGAACGCCGCCTGGCCGAGGTGGCCGACGAACTGATCGACAAGCTGCAAACGGACGGTCCGGAGGCATTGCCGCCCCTGCCGCCGAGCTCGCCGCGACGGCGGCCCCAGACGCATTCGCACGCCCACCGGCGTCGGTCCGACGAACCCACACCGGGCCGGAAGAACGGTCGCGGTCCAGGGCCGTGA